The proteins below are encoded in one region of Bremerella sp. P1:
- a CDS encoding endonuclease V, translated as MDPPDLHQIADAFAAGIPNLMDQVDQLVRAIPPGSVATYGDLAKSLGDSVASRWVATYLLDPNCNVADLSHRVVRSTGEIGLHYSGSSETKARLLSAEEVFVANGSILLETYRTQLPPIVPSLAKLKAWQRDFACPEEPAFRLSDVEVIGGIDVSYGKEQAVSACHLTKSNGQSSLGTKTYIGEAKFPYITGYLAFREIRLHLNLLAQMQATGTLPDVLLVDGNGRLHPRRMGIATMLGGLTGIPTIGVAKKLICGVIRAPELRVGKWEPIIASKDELDEILGYATMPHTKTKHPIYVSRGFGVDDKSMQTILERCMAEHRSPEPIYWADRESRKLASTL; from the coding sequence ATGGACCCTCCTGATCTTCACCAAATTGCGGACGCGTTTGCCGCTGGTATCCCCAACCTGATGGACCAGGTCGATCAATTGGTGCGAGCGATCCCGCCTGGAAGTGTGGCGACCTACGGCGATCTGGCGAAATCACTCGGCGACTCGGTTGCCAGCCGCTGGGTAGCCACTTATCTGCTTGATCCAAATTGCAACGTGGCAGATCTCTCGCACCGCGTCGTGCGATCGACCGGGGAGATCGGACTGCACTACAGCGGCAGCAGCGAAACGAAAGCTCGGCTTCTTAGCGCGGAAGAGGTCTTCGTTGCCAACGGTTCAATCCTGTTGGAAACGTATCGCACGCAGCTGCCGCCGATTGTCCCCTCACTTGCCAAGTTGAAAGCCTGGCAGCGTGACTTTGCATGCCCCGAAGAGCCAGCGTTTCGTCTCTCCGATGTCGAAGTCATCGGTGGGATTGATGTTTCCTATGGAAAGGAGCAAGCTGTTTCGGCCTGTCACCTTACCAAGTCGAACGGGCAGAGTTCGCTCGGCACGAAAACCTACATCGGCGAAGCGAAATTCCCTTACATCACCGGGTATCTCGCGTTTCGTGAAATCAGGTTGCACTTGAATCTACTGGCCCAAATGCAGGCGACCGGCACGCTTCCTGACGTTCTGCTGGTCGATGGCAACGGTCGACTTCATCCGCGCCGGATGGGGATCGCGACCATGCTGGGCGGCCTCACAGGTATTCCAACAATTGGCGTGGCCAAGAAGCTGATCTGCGGAGTCATCCGAGCCCCCGAGCTGCGCGTGGGCAAGTGGGAACCAATCATCGCATCGAAAGATGAACTGGATGAGATCCTTGGTTACGCGACCATGCCGCATACCAAGACCAAGCATCCGATCTATGTTTCACGCGGCTTTGGCGTCGATGACAAGTCGATGCAGACGATCCTTGAACGATGCATGGCCGAGCATCGTTCGCCGGAGCCCATCTATTGGGCCGACCGCGAAAGCCGAAAGCTTGCTAGCACGCTGTAA
- a CDS encoding VanZ family protein — protein sequence MSLRKVPLIATIVLIGLWVLAFTATHWPMQPGQEPLFPHFDKVVHAAIYAVLAITAMIAATAWNYRWTLLLAATVAVALVGVGIFDELTQMFVVGRTADPLDLVADTFGAVLGISLYSIARGVRQTQELSASESP from the coding sequence ATGTCGCTGCGAAAAGTGCCTCTGATCGCCACCATCGTCCTGATTGGACTGTGGGTGCTTGCTTTCACGGCGACGCACTGGCCCATGCAGCCAGGGCAGGAACCTTTGTTTCCGCACTTCGACAAGGTCGTGCATGCGGCAATCTACGCAGTTCTGGCCATTACGGCGATGATCGCCGCGACGGCATGGAACTATCGCTGGACACTACTGCTGGCAGCGACCGTCGCCGTGGCCTTGGTGGGTGTAGGCATCTTCGACGAATTGACCCAAATGTTCGTCGTCGGCCGTACGGCGGACCCTCTGGACCTAGTAGCCGACACGTTTGGGGCGGTCTTGGGTATTTCCTTATACAGCATTGCTCGCGGCGTCCGGCAAACGCAGGAACTTTCTGCTAGCGAGTCCCCCTGA
- a CDS encoding GDP-mannose 4,6-dehydratase has protein sequence MAILITGGAGFIGSHLTQILLKQSDEKLVTIDNFNDYYDPALKRENVKPVADEPRVTLIEGDFCDSDAMKRLFDEHDIDQVVHLGAMAGVRISVQKPEMYQQANVAGTLSLLEAARHHPVKRFLLASSSTVYGKGAGVPFREDAPLSIPSSPYGATKRAAELLCLTYHQLHGVPTACLRPFSVYGPRLRPDLALTIFAKAVHEGTPIPLFGDGSIRRDFTHVSDICQGFISALTAEGVVGQEINLGHSDPIEMRRLIELLEKSFGKKAIIDYQPERPEDLPITYANLEKAEKLLGYGPKVLIEDGIQEYVDWFRSWHG, from the coding sequence ATGGCCATTCTGATCACCGGCGGAGCCGGTTTCATTGGTAGTCACCTCACGCAGATCCTCTTGAAGCAATCGGACGAGAAGCTCGTCACGATCGATAACTTCAACGACTACTACGATCCAGCGCTAAAGCGGGAAAATGTGAAGCCAGTCGCCGACGAGCCCCGGGTAACGCTCATCGAAGGGGACTTCTGCGATTCCGATGCCATGAAGCGGCTATTCGACGAGCACGATATCGACCAGGTCGTCCACTTGGGCGCCATGGCCGGCGTGCGGATCAGCGTGCAGAAGCCGGAGATGTATCAGCAAGCCAACGTGGCCGGGACCTTAAGCCTATTGGAAGCGGCCCGGCATCATCCGGTGAAGCGGTTCCTGTTGGCCTCGTCTTCAACCGTCTACGGCAAAGGAGCTGGCGTTCCCTTCCGAGAAGATGCCCCACTCAGCATCCCGTCGAGTCCCTACGGTGCTACCAAGCGAGCCGCCGAGCTGTTGTGTTTGACCTACCACCAACTGCATGGGGTTCCCACGGCATGCCTTCGCCCGTTTAGCGTCTATGGACCGCGGCTACGCCCCGACCTGGCCCTGACCATCTTTGCCAAGGCAGTCCACGAAGGGACCCCGATTCCCTTGTTCGGCGATGGCAGCATCCGCCGCGACTTCACCCATGTCAGTGATATCTGCCAAGGCTTCATTTCGGCACTCACGGCCGAAGGGGTTGTCGGGCAAGAGATCAACCTCGGGCACAGCGACCCGATCGAAATGCGACGACTGATCGAACTTCTGGAAAAGTCGTTCGGCAAGAAGGCGATCATCGATTACCAGCCAGAGCGGCCAGAAGACCTACCGATCACGTACGCCAACCTCGAAAAGGCGGAAAAACTGCTTGGCTATGGCCCGAAAGTACTAATCGAAGACGGTATCCAGGAATACGTCGATTGGTTCCGTAGCTGGCACGGCTAA
- a CDS encoding 3-keto-disaccharide hydrolase, with the protein MRTATTIFSLALVMFASVCISAEEAKEKPKGKSLFDGKSLDHFEVPQFGGEGSVEVNDGVIKLGQGVMLTGITYKKDDFPKTNYELSWEARRTMGIDFFAAATFPVKDSHCSFIPGGWGGAVVGLSNIDGEDASENETTTYIAFKDDQWYQFKVRVTDKKIEAWIDDKKVIDANIEGKKITTRNEVDLSHPMGLAAWQSAAEIRKIELRLLDK; encoded by the coding sequence ATGCGTACCGCTACCACGATCTTCAGTCTTGCTCTTGTTATGTTCGCTTCGGTCTGTATCTCGGCTGAGGAAGCCAAAGAGAAGCCTAAGGGCAAATCTCTGTTCGACGGAAAGAGCCTCGACCATTTCGAGGTGCCTCAGTTTGGCGGCGAAGGTAGCGTCGAAGTCAACGATGGCGTGATCAAGCTAGGGCAAGGCGTCATGCTGACCGGCATCACGTACAAGAAGGATGACTTCCCCAAGACGAACTACGAGCTGAGCTGGGAAGCCCGGCGTACGATGGGCATCGACTTCTTCGCCGCTGCCACGTTCCCCGTGAAAGACAGCCACTGCAGCTTCATCCCCGGCGGCTGGGGCGGAGCGGTCGTCGGCCTGAGCAACATTGACGGCGAAGACGCCTCGGAAAACGAAACCACTACGTACATCGCCTTTAAAGACGACCAGTGGTATCAGTTCAAGGTCCGCGTGACCGACAAAAAGATCGAAGCCTGGATCGACGACAAGAAGGTGATCGATGCCAACATCGAAGGCAAGAAGATCACCACCCGCAACGAAGTCGATCTATCGCACCCGATGGGCCTGGCCGCCTGGCAGAGCGCGGCAGAGATCCGCAAGATCGAGCTGCGGCTTCTCGATAAATAG
- a CDS encoding DUF7919 family protein translates to MTYFPDLTEHTYTKFPRRSGVLNVGWLGKSHPFLTGETPVPFLDALKKLCESPILLHRGFHLCQFCEPGDQFPGNGQIRVEDQNGQVYSAPTMVYHYVSVHNYRPPEEFIQAVLNPKRIVSESSL, encoded by the coding sequence ATGACTTACTTCCCAGACCTAACCGAACACACCTACACAAAATTCCCGCGGAGATCAGGCGTGCTAAACGTCGGTTGGCTGGGTAAGTCACATCCCTTCCTTACTGGGGAGACTCCGGTTCCATTCCTGGATGCTTTGAAGAAGCTTTGCGAATCTCCGATCCTATTGCATCGCGGCTTTCACCTATGCCAGTTTTGCGAGCCTGGTGATCAGTTCCCGGGTAATGGGCAGATTCGCGTCGAAGATCAGAACGGGCAAGTCTACTCGGCACCGACGATGGTTTATCACTACGTCAGCGTGCACAACTATCGGCCGCCGGAAGAGTTTATTCAGGCCGTACTCAATCCTAAGCGGATCGTGAGTGAGTCGTCGTTGTGA
- a CDS encoding YifB family Mg chelatase-like AAA ATPase, with translation MLQLRDHAPAELPKNAASFDLPITLGILLGSGQLESDRLSEYAIVGELALDGNTRPIRGILSKAMETEKQKLRGIIVPAENAREAAVVEGIEVIPVASLSEAVGFLSGQLDIEPVPPQIQALLEEHSTYEVDFADVRGQELAKRAATIASAGMHNLLLVGPPGSGKTMLAKRVRTILPELTPGESVETTRIYSATGRLATNQPLLATRPFRSPHHTISEAGLVGGGSNPAPGEISLSHNGILFLDELPEFNRRTLELMRQPLEDRQVTISRALRSVTFPADFMLVAAMNPCPCGFRNDPRRDCRCSVPQVEKYVGKISGPLLDRIDIQIEVPAVPYQELASETEGTSSAELKEMVIAARKIQTRRFVGSRTRYNAQMSSREVRKFCHVEEDAAALMKQSISNFGLSARAYDKILRLARTIADLESATTISADHVCEAINYRMLDRSLVG, from the coding sequence ATGCTACAGTTACGGGATCATGCCCCGGCCGAACTCCCGAAAAACGCTGCCTCATTCGATTTGCCAATCACGCTGGGCATCCTGCTGGGCAGCGGCCAACTCGAAAGCGATCGATTGAGCGAGTACGCGATCGTCGGTGAACTGGCCCTCGACGGCAATACGCGTCCGATCCGCGGGATTCTTTCCAAGGCGATGGAAACGGAAAAGCAAAAGCTGCGTGGCATCATCGTGCCGGCAGAGAATGCCCGGGAAGCGGCCGTGGTCGAAGGAATCGAGGTCATCCCGGTCGCCAGCCTGAGCGAAGCGGTCGGCTTCCTTTCCGGTCAGCTCGATATCGAACCGGTCCCACCCCAGATCCAAGCCCTCTTGGAAGAGCACTCGACCTACGAAGTCGATTTTGCCGATGTTCGCGGACAGGAACTCGCCAAACGCGCAGCCACCATCGCTTCGGCCGGAATGCATAATCTGCTTCTTGTCGGTCCGCCAGGTTCCGGCAAGACAATGCTCGCCAAGCGGGTACGGACGATCCTGCCGGAACTCACCCCAGGAGAATCGGTCGAGACAACCCGCATCTACAGCGCGACCGGCCGCCTGGCGACCAATCAGCCGCTGCTGGCGACTCGCCCGTTTCGTTCGCCGCACCATACGATCTCGGAGGCCGGCCTCGTGGGTGGTGGCAGCAACCCGGCTCCGGGTGAGATTAGTCTTTCGCACAATGGAATTCTTTTTCTCGATGAACTACCCGAGTTCAACCGCCGCACGCTGGAACTGATGCGGCAGCCGTTGGAAGATCGGCAGGTCACCATCAGTCGAGCCTTGCGCAGCGTAACCTTCCCCGCAGACTTCATGCTGGTCGCGGCGATGAACCCGTGCCCGTGCGGCTTCCGCAACGACCCCCGCCGCGATTGCCGATGTTCGGTTCCGCAGGTCGAGAAATATGTCGGCAAGATCTCCGGCCCTTTGCTCGACCGAATCGACATTCAGATCGAAGTCCCTGCGGTTCCGTACCAGGAACTAGCTAGCGAGACGGAAGGAACCAGTAGCGCGGAACTGAAGGAGATGGTCATCGCGGCCCGCAAGATCCAAACCCGCCGCTTCGTCGGCAGCCGTACCCGCTATAACGCCCAAATGAGCAGCCGCGAAGTCCGCAAGTTCTGCCACGTCGAAGAAGATGCCGCCGCCCTGATGAAACAAAGCATCAGCAACTTCGGCCTGAGCGCCCGGGCCTACGATAAGATCTTACGCCTGGCGAGAACGATCGCCGATCTTGAATCGGCTACGACGATTTCAGCCGACCATGTTTGCGAGGCGATTAACTATCGGATGTTAGATAGGAGTCTGGTAGGGTAG
- a CDS encoding Eco29kI family restriction endonuclease produces MSLTELQIVLNQLKVTLADSDGILSDVRRLTDRRKNNLQRQLDDFAAKLRQLSDRIDPTLPPAMVYDLKNPAITGMLIGRALGESEPQPIADVHRFYGSGVYAIYYTGKFAAYQPIKGTTCPIYVGKARPDRDEAVTPKEQGPAVWDRLAKHASNLRKAKHVRIQDFHCRYMVIQSGLQDATEEYLIKHFRPIWNLVVTGFGKHGDRERGELSKWDVLHSGRPWATGQTSRKRKTPASIKVEISKHFQSIAMEPSRSSLLNPE; encoded by the coding sequence ATGAGCCTGACAGAATTACAAATTGTTCTAAATCAGTTGAAGGTCACACTCGCGGATTCGGACGGAATTCTTAGCGACGTGAGGCGCCTTACCGATCGCCGCAAGAACAACCTCCAGCGTCAACTTGATGACTTTGCAGCTAAGCTTCGGCAATTGTCCGATAGGATTGACCCGACATTGCCCCCGGCTATGGTCTATGACTTGAAGAATCCAGCGATTACCGGGATGTTGATTGGTCGCGCCCTAGGAGAATCGGAGCCACAACCGATAGCCGATGTGCATCGGTTCTATGGTTCGGGGGTCTACGCTATCTACTACACTGGCAAGTTCGCGGCGTATCAACCAATCAAGGGCACGACATGCCCAATTTATGTGGGCAAGGCGAGACCCGATCGCGACGAAGCGGTCACCCCTAAAGAGCAAGGGCCTGCGGTCTGGGACCGACTAGCTAAGCACGCAAGCAATCTTCGGAAAGCTAAGCATGTCAGGATTCAGGATTTCCACTGCCGGTATATGGTCATCCAATCAGGGCTACAAGACGCAACCGAAGAATACCTGATCAAACACTTTCGCCCGATATGGAATCTGGTTGTTACAGGGTTTGGAAAACACGGAGATCGGGAGCGAGGCGAACTCTCGAAGTGGGACGTGTTACATTCAGGCCGACCGTGGGCAACTGGGCAGACGTCGCGTAAGAGGAAAACACCGGCTTCCATAAAGGTAGAAATCAGCAAGCATTTCCAATCAATCGCTATGGAACCTTCCCGGTCCTCGCTGCTCAATCCGGAGTAA
- a CDS encoding Eco29kI family restriction endonuclease yields the protein MREETPYNPLDKVHLGESVANAILRRPVEPLPPPEAFLGAGVYAIYYTGDFPAYRKISERNRENRFEWPIYVGKAIPAGARRGGFGLNVSPGRALFGRLNEHGQSVEQAGNIDRSDFFCRYLVVDDIWIPLGEALLIQMFSPVWNTTLDGYGNHDPGRGRYNQQRSPWDVVHPGREWAMRCAENARTSDSILEDIETAIIATF from the coding sequence GTGAGGGAAGAAACGCCATACAACCCACTGGACAAGGTTCATCTAGGCGAAAGCGTAGCTAACGCCATCTTAAGGCGACCCGTGGAGCCACTGCCGCCACCAGAGGCTTTTCTTGGGGCTGGTGTTTACGCAATCTACTACACCGGTGACTTCCCAGCATATCGAAAGATTTCGGAAAGGAATCGGGAGAACCGTTTCGAGTGGCCAATCTATGTCGGTAAAGCAATACCAGCGGGCGCTAGGCGTGGAGGATTCGGTCTGAATGTCTCACCAGGGCGGGCGTTGTTTGGGCGTTTGAATGAACATGGGCAATCGGTAGAACAGGCAGGGAACATAGACCGGTCCGATTTTTTCTGCCGCTATCTAGTTGTTGATGATATCTGGATTCCACTTGGTGAGGCTCTGTTGATCCAGATGTTCTCCCCGGTATGGAACACAACATTAGACGGATACGGCAACCATGATCCGGGCAGGGGGCGCTATAACCAGCAGCGTTCCCCATGGGATGTTGTTCATCCAGGCAGAGAGTGGGCAATGCGTTGCGCAGAAAACGCTAGGACTTCGGATAGCATACTGGAGGACATCGAAACCGCAATTATCGCGACTTTCTAG
- a CDS encoding DNA cytosine methyltransferase — translation MKAIELFAGGGGLALGTKAAGFDHAAVVEYDRNSCDTIRENNRRGVVDWPIYQGDVREFDFKPYEGVDLVAGGPPCQPFSIGGKHRGHSDHRNLFPEAVRAVRETMPRAVLIENVKGLLRPAFNSFFEYVILQLTYPELTIKANEEWQKHHERLERHHTRGRNKSGLHYQVVWNRINAADFGVPQKRERVFIVAFRSDIAARWAFPQPTHSHAALLRSQWITGEYWDRHKITKRKRPPMPTITDRRLEQLEAGDGLESWLTVRDAISDLPDPTKGRNKIPNHVHNPGARTYKGHTGSPLDVPAKTLKAGDHGVPGGENMLAYPSGDVRYFTVRESARLQTFPDNFIFAGSWTETMRQLGNAVPVSIAAKIATNIRESLATERRREGRNAIQPTGQGSSRRKRS, via the coding sequence ATGAAAGCTATTGAACTTTTCGCGGGTGGTGGCGGACTTGCTCTTGGAACCAAGGCCGCCGGTTTCGATCATGCTGCCGTTGTCGAATACGACCGCAATTCATGCGATACAATCCGCGAGAATAACCGGCGCGGAGTTGTCGATTGGCCAATCTACCAAGGCGATGTCCGAGAGTTCGATTTCAAGCCCTATGAAGGCGTTGACCTTGTCGCCGGTGGACCGCCATGCCAACCGTTTTCAATCGGTGGAAAGCATCGGGGCCATAGCGACCACCGCAACCTTTTCCCCGAAGCTGTCCGTGCCGTACGCGAGACAATGCCGCGCGCGGTGCTCATTGAAAACGTCAAAGGCTTGTTACGTCCGGCTTTCAATTCGTTCTTTGAGTACGTGATTCTACAACTCACCTATCCTGAACTCACGATCAAAGCTAACGAGGAATGGCAGAAACACCACGAAAGGTTGGAACGCCATCACACAAGGGGCCGCAATAAATCCGGGCTCCACTATCAAGTTGTCTGGAACCGAATCAACGCCGCTGATTTCGGCGTACCCCAAAAGCGCGAACGGGTTTTCATTGTTGCTTTTCGTAGTGACATCGCCGCGCGATGGGCATTCCCACAACCAACGCATTCCCACGCTGCTTTGCTGCGCAGCCAATGGATTACGGGGGAATACTGGGACCGCCATAAGATCACCAAACGGAAGCGGCCCCCCATGCCGACGATTACCGATCGCCGTCTTGAACAACTCGAAGCCGGTGACGGCTTGGAATCGTGGTTGACGGTCCGAGATGCAATCTCTGATTTGCCAGACCCAACAAAGGGCCGCAACAAAATCCCCAACCATGTCCACAATCCCGGGGCAAGAACCTACAAGGGGCATACCGGCAGCCCGCTAGATGTCCCAGCCAAGACACTCAAGGCAGGTGACCACGGTGTCCCGGGTGGTGAAAATATGCTGGCCTACCCTAGCGGGGATGTCCGATACTTCACGGTGAGGGAAAGCGCGCGATTGCAGACCTTTCCCGATAACTTCATTTTCGCGGGCTCTTGGACCGAAACCATGCGGCAACTCGGAAACGCCGTCCCGGTATCCATTGCCGCGAAAATAGCAACGAACATCCGGGAAAGCTTAGCGACGGAGCGAAGGCGTGAGGGAAGAAACGCCATACAACCCACTGGACAAGGTTCATCTAGGCGAAAGCGTAGCTAA
- a CDS encoding very short patch repair endonuclease, whose protein sequence is MDTLTPSQRSERMSRVRSKDTKPELRVRKLIHGMGYRYRLHVRKLPGNPDLVFASRRRVIFVHGCFWHRHRGCPNCRLPKSKLDFWEPKLESNARRDTRNQRELRKLGWKVLVIWECQTKDVERLTEVVRSFMEDGE, encoded by the coding sequence ATGGACACGCTTACACCCTCCCAGCGCAGCGAACGCATGAGCCGGGTCCGGTCGAAGGACACGAAGCCAGAACTTCGAGTCCGCAAGCTTATCCATGGCATGGGATATCGCTATCGACTTCACGTAAGAAAGCTTCCCGGTAACCCCGATCTCGTCTTTGCCTCCCGTCGCCGTGTCATCTTTGTTCATGGCTGTTTTTGGCATCGTCACAGAGGGTGTCCGAATTGCCGATTACCAAAGTCGAAGCTTGATTTTTGGGAACCGAAATTGGAAAGCAATGCCCGCCGGGACACCCGGAATCAAAGGGAATTGCGTAAACTTGGCTGGAAGGTGCTCGTTATCTGGGAGTGCCAAACCAAGGATGTGGAACGCCTCACGGAAGTGGTACGTTCCTTCATGGAAGACGGCGAATGA
- a CDS encoding DUF3427 domain-containing protein — protein sequence MSHPFIPGTEYTRADVYRLLDVPTHLQRGNWETGYNRYENNLYIFCNVGVKGRTDHDYDNHWEGDDFVWFAKTGTKLRQPQIQWMLNPTGKIFLFTRSVERGAFTFWGTVIAKNSEDSSPVKITWRVEERFLIAVDIEPVPADRTETTISRIIRDTALAKRIKELHGNRCQICGEALKLSDGTFYSEAHHLQPLGSPHDGPDVEGNILVVCPNHHALCDFGAIHLDIETLRRHPLHEIGPQFVSYHNATIAHRSSR from the coding sequence ATGTCTCACCCTTTCATTCCCGGGACAGAATACACCCGCGCCGACGTCTATCGCTTGCTCGACGTCCCCACTCACCTGCAACGTGGGAACTGGGAAACGGGCTACAACCGGTATGAGAACAACCTCTACATTTTCTGCAATGTCGGTGTGAAAGGGCGCACGGATCACGACTACGACAATCACTGGGAGGGAGATGATTTCGTCTGGTTTGCGAAGACCGGAACCAAGCTCAGGCAGCCTCAAATCCAATGGATGCTCAACCCGACTGGGAAAATCTTCCTATTCACCCGAAGCGTCGAGCGAGGGGCGTTCACGTTCTGGGGAACCGTCATCGCGAAGAACTCGGAAGATTCTTCACCGGTGAAAATCACATGGAGAGTGGAAGAGCGTTTCCTGATCGCAGTCGACATCGAACCCGTACCAGCAGACCGAACAGAGACCACGATATCCAGAATCATACGTGATACGGCCCTGGCGAAACGAATCAAGGAACTTCACGGCAACCGGTGCCAGATATGTGGCGAGGCTTTGAAGCTATCGGACGGGACGTTCTACTCGGAAGCCCATCACCTGCAACCTCTCGGCAGCCCTCACGATGGCCCGGATGTTGAAGGAAATATCCTTGTAGTTTGCCCAAATCATCACGCCCTTTGCGATTTCGGAGCAATTCACTTGGATATCGAAACATTGCGTCGACACCCTTTGCACGAAATCGGTCCACAGTTCGTAAGTTACCATAACGCCACAATTGCCCATCGCAGTAGCAGATAG